The region CGGCGGCGCAGGCTTCGCCGTGTGGCAGGCAGGGGTGCAGGTGGTGGCGGCCATCGGGCTGGGGGCGGTGGCATTCCTGGTCGTCTTGCGGGTCTTGGGCGCACCGGAGCTGGGCCTAGTGAGCGACACTATCCGCCGTCGTCTGGCGCGCCGGGGAATGACTGGCGCGTCGCCGGGGGCATGAAAGAGAACCGTTTGCAGCAGTCGCGCATACGAAACTTCGGCATCGTCGCCCACATTGACCACGGCAAGTCCACCCTCGCCGACCGCCTGCTGGAGATCACCGGCACCCTCAGCGAGCGCGAGCGCCGCGACCAGGTGCTCGACCAGATGGACCTGGAGCGCGAGCGCGGCATCACCATCAAGGCGAGCGCCGTGCGCATGACCTATAGCGCGCGTGACGGGCAGCAATACGTCATCAATCTCATTGACACCCCGGGCCATGTGGACTTCAGCTACGAGGTCTCGCGCAGCCTGGCGGCTTGCGAGGGCGTGCTGCTGGTGGTGGATGCGGCGCAGGGGGTGGAAGCACAGACGGTGGCCAACGCCGATCTCGCGCTCAGCGTGGGCCTCGAGATCATCCCCGTCATCAACAAGATTGACCTCCCCAACGCCAGCCCCGAGCGTGTGCGCGCCGAGCTCGGGGACGTCATCGGCCTCGACGGCGCCTCCGCGCTGCTGACCAGCGCCAAGGACGGCACCGGCGTCGCGGAGGTGCTGGAGGCCGTCATCGCCCGCATCCCCCCGCCCCAGGGCGACCCCGAGGCGCCGTTGCGCGCGCTGGTCTTCGACTCCCATTTCGATCCCTACCGCGGCACCATCGCCTACGTCCGCTTGCGCGAGGGACGCCTGCGCCGCGGCGCGCGCATCCGCATGATGGCCACCGGCAAGCAATTCGAGGTGGATGAGGTCGGCGTCTTCGGGCTCACCATGAAGCCGGTGGAGATGCTGGCCGCGGGCGAGGTCGGCTACGTCGCGGCCGGCATGAAGGTCGTGGGCGAGGCGCGCGTCGGCGATACCATCACCGATGCCGCGCACCCCGCCGCCGAAGCGTTGCCGGGCTACCGCGCCCTCAAGCCCATGGTCTTCTGCGGCCTCTACCCGGCCGAGGGCGATGACTACGCGCCTTTGCGCGAGGCGCTGCAGCGGCTGCAGCTCAACGACGCCGCCCTCACCTACGAAGCGGAGACCTCCGCCGCCCTCGGGTTTGGATTCCGCTGCGGGTTCCTGGGCCTGCTGCACATGGAGATCGTGCAGGAGCGCCTGGAGCGCGAATACGG is a window of Armatimonadota bacterium DNA encoding:
- the lepA gene encoding translation elongation factor 4 produces the protein MKENRLQQSRIRNFGIVAHIDHGKSTLADRLLEITGTLSERERRDQVLDQMDLERERGITIKASAVRMTYSARDGQQYVINLIDTPGHVDFSYEVSRSLAACEGVLLVVDAAQGVEAQTVANADLALSVGLEIIPVINKIDLPNASPERVRAELGDVIGLDGASALLTSAKDGTGVAEVLEAVIARIPPPQGDPEAPLRALVFDSHFDPYRGTIAYVRLREGRLRRGARIRMMATGKQFEVDEVGVFGLTMKPVEMLAAGEVGYVAAGMKVVGEARVGDTITDAAHPAAEALPGYRALKPMVFCGLYPAEGDDYAPLREALQRLQLNDAALTYEAETSAALGFGFRCGFLGLLHMEIVQERLEREYGLSLIATSPSVVYRVHRTDGVAVEVDNPAAVPEAQYVDHIEEPWMAATIMAPAAYVGPCLELAQDRRGEFRNLEYSSTDRVIITYDLPLAEILLDFFDQLKSRTRGYASFDYELAGYRRGELARVQVLVNGEPVDALSFVAPRERAQARGRRVVEKLRQVVPRQLFEVRLQAAIGSRVIASESIRALRKNVLAKCYGGDVTRKRKLLEKQKAGKRRMKQVGSVEIPQEAFLTVLRVGDDRE